The proteins below come from a single Aegilops tauschii subsp. strangulata cultivar AL8/78 chromosome 6, Aet v6.0, whole genome shotgun sequence genomic window:
- the LOC109755361 gene encoding protein NRT1/ PTR FAMILY 7.2 isoform X1: MSANEGELKMRVIAMGGDAAAERRAAEEKLCEYTLDGSVDIKGRPAVKGKSGGWLAGGLILVNQGLATMAFFGVNVNLVLFLTRVVQQSNGDAANNVSKWTGTVYMFSLIGAFLSDSYWGRYKTCAIFQAIFVLVSTLVFVALYTRAIDRWAITVAVHIRDVRTNVGGTARPWADDGLCAFLQGLGLLSLSSRLYLIRPVGCGTEHTPCASHSGTEMGIFYIALYMIAFGNGGYQPNIATFGADQFDEEDPAEAHSKVSFFSYFYLALNLGSLFSNTFLSYLQDHGKWVLGFWASTAAAATALLLFLSGTPQYRHAQPCGNPMASICQVASAACRNWKAGGVSCSSDVEILYEGDDKTDAGSRKLLHTKGFRFLDRAALTTEDTSSKLATCSKTRDQWKLCTVTQVEQVKSILRILPIWVCTILYSVVFTQMASLFVVQGAAMRRTTPLGAFSIPASSMSAFDILTVATTIFLYRRAICPFLARFTGRSTGPTELQRMGLGLVLGAMAMATAGTVEHFRKASATTANSSELHILWQVPQYALIGVSEVMMYVGQLEFFNGEMPDGFKSFGSALCMMSMSLGNYFSDIIVSAVTKATAVDGRPGWIPADLNEGHLNKFYFLLAILSVADFAVYLVFAGRYRKTCKVDGRSDEEEEGSVDDEEACHE, from the exons ATG TCTGCGAACGAGGGAGAGCTGAAGATGAGGGTGATCGCCATGGGCGGCGACGCCGCCGCGGAGAGGAGGGCCGCCGAGGAGAAGCTCTGCGAGTACACCCTCGACGGGTCCGTGGACATCAAGGGGCGGCCGGCGGTGAAGGGCAAGTCGGGAGGATGGCTCGCCGGAGGCCTTATTCTCG TGAACCAGGGCCTGGCGACGATGGCCTTCTTCGGCGTGAACGTGAACCTGGTGCTGTTCCTGACGAGGGTGGTGCAGCAGAGCAACGGCGACGCGGCCAACAACGTGAGCAAGTGGACCGGCACCGTCTACATGTTCTCCCTCATCGGCGCCTTCCTCAGCGACTCCTACTGGGGCCGCTACAAGACCTGCGCCATCTTCCAGGCCATCTTCGTCCTCGTAAGCACTCTAGTTTTTGTAGCTTTGTACAcgcgagcgatcgatcgatgggcGATCACTGTCGCGGTGCACATCAGGGACGTACGTACGAACGTAGGTGGTACCGCGCGGCCGTGGGCTGATGATGGGCTGTGCGCCTTTCTGCAGGGGCTCGGGCTGCTGTCGCTCTCCTCGCGGCTATACCTCATCAGGCCGGTCGGGTGCGGCACGGAGCACACGCCCTGCGCCTCGCACTCCGGCACGGAGATGGGGATCTTCTACATCGCGCTCTACATGATCGCCTTCGGCAACGGCGGCTACCAGCCCAACATCGCCACCTTCGGGGCCGACCAGTTCGACGAGGAGGACCCCGCCGAGGCGCACTCCAAGGTCTCCTTCTTCAGCTACTTCTACCTGGCGCTCAACCTCGGCTCGCTCTTCTCCAACACCTTCCTCAGCTACCTCCAGGACCACGGCAAGTGGGTGCTCGGCTTCTgggcctccaccgccgccgccgccaccgccctgCTGCTCTTCCTCAGCGGGACGCCACAGTACCGCCACGCGCAGCCCTGCGGCAACCCCATGGCCAGCATCTGCCAGGTCGCCTCCGCCGCCTGCAGGAACTGGAAGGCCGGCGGCGTGTCCTGCTCCTCCGACGTGGAGATCCTGTACGAGGGCGACGACAAGACGGACGCCGGCTCAAGGAAGCTTCTGCACACCAAAGGCTTCAGGTTCTTGGACCGCGCGGCGCTCACGACCGAAGACACCAGCTCCAAGCTCGCCACCTGCAGCAAAACGCGCGATCAGTGGAAGCTGTGCACGGTGACGCAGGTGGAGCAAGTGAAGAGCATCCTCCGGATCCTCCCTATCTGGGTCTGCACCATCCTCTACTCCGTCGTCTTCACCCAGATGGCGTCGCTCTTCGTCGTGCAGGGTGCCGCGATGCGCCGGACCACACCTTTGGGCGCCTTCTCGATCCCGGCCTCCAGCATGTCGGCCTTCGACATCCTCACCGTCGCGACCACCATCTTCCTGTACCGGcgggccatctgcccgttcctcgCACGGTTCACTGGACGCTCGACCGGACCCACGGAGCTGCAGAGGATGGGACTTGGCCTGGTCCTCGGCGCAATGGCCATGGCCACCGCCGGAACGGTGGAGCACTTCAGGAAGGCCAGCGCGACCACGGCGAACAGCAGCGAGCTGCACATCCTATGGCAGGTGCCGCAGTACGCGCTGATCGGAGTGTCGGAAGTGATGATGTACGTGGGCCAGCTCGAGTTCTTCAACGGCGAGATGCCCGACGGGTTCAAGAGCTTCGGCAGCGCGCTGTGCATGATGTCCATGTCCCTCGGCAACTACTTCAGCGACATCATCGTCAGCGCGGTGACCAAGGCCACCGCCGTGGACGGGCGGCCGGGCTGGATCCCGGCGGACCTGAACGAGGGCCACCTCAACAAGTTCTACTTCCTGCTAGCCATACTCTCCGTCGCCGACTTCGCGGTGTACCTCGTCTTCGCCGGCCGCTACAGGAAGACCTGCAAGGTGGACGGGCGgagcgacgaggaggaggaagggaGCGTGGACGACGAGGAGGCATGCCACGAGTGA
- the LOC109755361 gene encoding protein NRT1/ PTR FAMILY 7.2 isoform X2 translates to MSANEGELKMRVIAMGGDAAAERRAAEEKLCEYTLDGSVDIKGRPAVKGKSGGWLAGGLILVNQGLATMAFFGVNVNLVLFLTRVVQQSNGDAANNVSKWTGTVYMFSLIGAFLSDSYWGRYKTCAIFQAIFVLGLGLLSLSSRLYLIRPVGCGTEHTPCASHSGTEMGIFYIALYMIAFGNGGYQPNIATFGADQFDEEDPAEAHSKVSFFSYFYLALNLGSLFSNTFLSYLQDHGKWVLGFWASTAAAATALLLFLSGTPQYRHAQPCGNPMASICQVASAACRNWKAGGVSCSSDVEILYEGDDKTDAGSRKLLHTKGFRFLDRAALTTEDTSSKLATCSKTRDQWKLCTVTQVEQVKSILRILPIWVCTILYSVVFTQMASLFVVQGAAMRRTTPLGAFSIPASSMSAFDILTVATTIFLYRRAICPFLARFTGRSTGPTELQRMGLGLVLGAMAMATAGTVEHFRKASATTANSSELHILWQVPQYALIGVSEVMMYVGQLEFFNGEMPDGFKSFGSALCMMSMSLGNYFSDIIVSAVTKATAVDGRPGWIPADLNEGHLNKFYFLLAILSVADFAVYLVFAGRYRKTCKVDGRSDEEEEGSVDDEEACHE, encoded by the exons ATG TCTGCGAACGAGGGAGAGCTGAAGATGAGGGTGATCGCCATGGGCGGCGACGCCGCCGCGGAGAGGAGGGCCGCCGAGGAGAAGCTCTGCGAGTACACCCTCGACGGGTCCGTGGACATCAAGGGGCGGCCGGCGGTGAAGGGCAAGTCGGGAGGATGGCTCGCCGGAGGCCTTATTCTCG TGAACCAGGGCCTGGCGACGATGGCCTTCTTCGGCGTGAACGTGAACCTGGTGCTGTTCCTGACGAGGGTGGTGCAGCAGAGCAACGGCGACGCGGCCAACAACGTGAGCAAGTGGACCGGCACCGTCTACATGTTCTCCCTCATCGGCGCCTTCCTCAGCGACTCCTACTGGGGCCGCTACAAGACCTGCGCCATCTTCCAGGCCATCTTCGTCCTC GGGCTCGGGCTGCTGTCGCTCTCCTCGCGGCTATACCTCATCAGGCCGGTCGGGTGCGGCACGGAGCACACGCCCTGCGCCTCGCACTCCGGCACGGAGATGGGGATCTTCTACATCGCGCTCTACATGATCGCCTTCGGCAACGGCGGCTACCAGCCCAACATCGCCACCTTCGGGGCCGACCAGTTCGACGAGGAGGACCCCGCCGAGGCGCACTCCAAGGTCTCCTTCTTCAGCTACTTCTACCTGGCGCTCAACCTCGGCTCGCTCTTCTCCAACACCTTCCTCAGCTACCTCCAGGACCACGGCAAGTGGGTGCTCGGCTTCTgggcctccaccgccgccgccgccaccgccctgCTGCTCTTCCTCAGCGGGACGCCACAGTACCGCCACGCGCAGCCCTGCGGCAACCCCATGGCCAGCATCTGCCAGGTCGCCTCCGCCGCCTGCAGGAACTGGAAGGCCGGCGGCGTGTCCTGCTCCTCCGACGTGGAGATCCTGTACGAGGGCGACGACAAGACGGACGCCGGCTCAAGGAAGCTTCTGCACACCAAAGGCTTCAGGTTCTTGGACCGCGCGGCGCTCACGACCGAAGACACCAGCTCCAAGCTCGCCACCTGCAGCAAAACGCGCGATCAGTGGAAGCTGTGCACGGTGACGCAGGTGGAGCAAGTGAAGAGCATCCTCCGGATCCTCCCTATCTGGGTCTGCACCATCCTCTACTCCGTCGTCTTCACCCAGATGGCGTCGCTCTTCGTCGTGCAGGGTGCCGCGATGCGCCGGACCACACCTTTGGGCGCCTTCTCGATCCCGGCCTCCAGCATGTCGGCCTTCGACATCCTCACCGTCGCGACCACCATCTTCCTGTACCGGcgggccatctgcccgttcctcgCACGGTTCACTGGACGCTCGACCGGACCCACGGAGCTGCAGAGGATGGGACTTGGCCTGGTCCTCGGCGCAATGGCCATGGCCACCGCCGGAACGGTGGAGCACTTCAGGAAGGCCAGCGCGACCACGGCGAACAGCAGCGAGCTGCACATCCTATGGCAGGTGCCGCAGTACGCGCTGATCGGAGTGTCGGAAGTGATGATGTACGTGGGCCAGCTCGAGTTCTTCAACGGCGAGATGCCCGACGGGTTCAAGAGCTTCGGCAGCGCGCTGTGCATGATGTCCATGTCCCTCGGCAACTACTTCAGCGACATCATCGTCAGCGCGGTGACCAAGGCCACCGCCGTGGACGGGCGGCCGGGCTGGATCCCGGCGGACCTGAACGAGGGCCACCTCAACAAGTTCTACTTCCTGCTAGCCATACTCTCCGTCGCCGACTTCGCGGTGTACCTCGTCTTCGCCGGCCGCTACAGGAAGACCTGCAAGGTGGACGGGCGgagcgacgaggaggaggaagggaGCGTGGACGACGAGGAGGCATGCCACGAGTGA